One genomic window of Catenulispora sp. MAP5-51 includes the following:
- a CDS encoding CoA-transferase subunit beta has product MSDVTRSETCTRSEICVAACAEAWRGDGEVIASPMGLIPALGARLAKLTFAPGLMLSDGDANYLTDPTGADSHVEAHIPYRQLFDFVWHGSRHVMMGASQLDRFGNQNISAIGTDHARPKAQLIGVRGAPGNTINHPTSYWIANHSPKVFVEKVDVVSGLGYDRARGTGHAARFHELRRVVTNLAVFDFQTKDHRMRVRSVHPGVTIDEVVDATGFVLIGTDRGTIRTTPEPDAEALRLIREVLDPRNTREREVPSAGRR; this is encoded by the coding sequence ATGAGCGACGTGACCCGCTCCGAAACCTGTACTCGCTCCGAAATCTGTGTGGCCGCGTGCGCCGAGGCCTGGCGCGGCGACGGCGAGGTCATCGCCTCGCCGATGGGTCTGATCCCGGCGCTCGGCGCCCGGCTGGCCAAGCTGACCTTCGCCCCGGGCCTGATGCTCTCCGACGGGGACGCGAACTACCTGACGGACCCCACCGGCGCCGATTCCCACGTCGAGGCGCACATCCCCTACCGCCAGCTGTTCGACTTCGTCTGGCACGGCTCGCGCCACGTGATGATGGGCGCCAGCCAGCTCGACAGGTTCGGCAACCAGAACATCTCCGCCATCGGCACCGATCACGCGCGGCCGAAGGCGCAGCTGATCGGCGTCCGCGGCGCGCCCGGGAACACCATCAACCACCCGACCAGCTACTGGATCGCCAACCACTCCCCCAAGGTGTTCGTGGAGAAGGTCGACGTGGTCTCAGGGCTCGGATACGACCGGGCCCGCGGCACCGGGCACGCGGCGCGCTTCCACGAACTGCGCCGCGTGGTGACGAACCTGGCGGTCTTCGACTTCCAGACCAAGGACCACCGGATGCGCGTCCGGTCGGTCCATCCCGGAGTCACGATCGACGAGGTGGTCGACGCGACGGGCTTCGTCCTGATCGGCACGGACCGGGGGACGATCCGGACCACCCCCGAGCCGGACGCCGAAGCGCTGCGGCTGATCCGCGAGGTCCTGGACCCGCGGAACACCCGCGAACGCGAGGTCCCGTCCGCCGGAAGGCGATGA
- a CDS encoding enoyl-CoA hydratase family protein, with product MAVTSTSEPGAAHRGVVTVSVDQPPVNALPVAGWFALADALRAAGHDPDTRVVILRAEGRGFNAGVDIKEMQNTPGFDALLGANAGCAAAFAAVYDCPVPVIAEVAGFCVGGGIGLVGNADSIIASDDAYFGLPEVDRGALGAATHLGRLVPQHYLRTMYYTARTVSAQRLLEFGSVWDVVPREKLHERALELAAEIAAKHPAVIRAAKAALNGIDPVDVKRSYRYEQGFTFEINLAGVADEERDKFVADKLAADKEGGA from the coding sequence TTGGCCGTCACCAGCACCAGCGAGCCGGGGGCGGCGCATCGCGGCGTCGTCACGGTCAGCGTCGACCAGCCCCCGGTGAACGCGCTGCCGGTGGCGGGCTGGTTCGCCCTCGCCGACGCGCTGCGGGCCGCGGGTCACGACCCTGATACCCGGGTAGTCATCCTGCGCGCCGAGGGCCGCGGATTCAATGCCGGCGTGGACATCAAGGAGATGCAGAACACCCCCGGCTTCGACGCCCTGCTCGGGGCCAACGCCGGGTGCGCCGCCGCCTTCGCCGCGGTCTACGACTGCCCGGTCCCGGTCATCGCCGAGGTCGCGGGGTTCTGCGTCGGGGGCGGGATCGGCCTGGTGGGCAACGCGGACAGCATCATCGCCAGCGACGACGCCTACTTCGGGCTGCCGGAGGTGGACCGGGGTGCGCTCGGCGCGGCCACGCATCTGGGGCGGCTGGTCCCGCAGCACTACCTGCGGACCATGTACTACACGGCGCGCACCGTGTCGGCGCAGCGGCTCCTGGAGTTCGGCTCGGTCTGGGACGTCGTGCCCCGCGAGAAGCTGCACGAGCGCGCCCTGGAGCTGGCCGCCGAGATCGCCGCCAAGCACCCGGCGGTGATCCGGGCCGCCAAGGCCGCGCTGAACGGCATCGACCCGGTCGACGTCAAGCGCTCCTACCGGTACGAGCAGGGCTTCACCTTCGAGATCAACCTGGCCGGGGTCGCCGACGAGGAACGGGACAAGTTCGTGGCGGACAAGCTCGCGGCGGACAAGGAAGGCGGGGCCTGA
- a CDS encoding CoA transferase subunit A → MRDKRMSAEDVVAELRDGMTVGIGGWGSRRKPMALVTAIAKSSLKDLTVVSYGGPDVGMLCATGKVRKAVYGFVSLDSIPLDPYFRKARQEGEIEVSEFDEGALQWGLYAAALRLPFLPTRAGLGTDVMRTNPDLRTVDSPYDDGEKLLAMPAIHLDAALVHMNRADMFGNTQYLGPDIYFDDLYCLAAERRYVSCERIVETADLLAGGPPQSLKINRMMVDGVVEAPGGAGFTSCVPDYGRDEAAQKAYAAGELFAGDKEHGE, encoded by the coding sequence ATGCGCGACAAGCGGATGAGCGCCGAGGACGTGGTCGCCGAACTGCGCGACGGCATGACCGTCGGCATCGGCGGCTGGGGATCGCGGCGCAAGCCGATGGCGCTGGTGACCGCGATCGCCAAGTCCAGCCTGAAGGACCTGACCGTGGTGTCCTACGGCGGACCGGACGTCGGCATGCTGTGCGCGACCGGCAAGGTGCGCAAAGCGGTCTACGGCTTCGTGTCCCTGGACTCGATCCCCCTGGACCCGTACTTCCGCAAGGCCCGCCAGGAAGGCGAGATCGAGGTGTCAGAGTTCGATGAAGGCGCCTTGCAGTGGGGCCTGTACGCCGCCGCGCTGCGCCTGCCGTTCCTGCCGACCCGCGCGGGCCTGGGCACCGACGTCATGCGCACCAACCCGGACCTGCGGACCGTCGACTCGCCCTACGACGACGGCGAGAAACTCCTGGCGATGCCCGCGATCCACCTGGACGCCGCGCTGGTCCACATGAACCGCGCCGACATGTTCGGCAACACCCAGTATCTGGGCCCTGACATCTACTTCGACGACCTCTACTGCCTGGCGGCCGAAAGGCGCTACGTCTCCTGCGAGCGGATCGTGGAGACCGCCGACCTGCTGGCCGGCGGCCCGCCGCAGTCCCTGAAGATCAACCGGATGATGGTCGACGGCGTCGTCGAGGCCCCCGGCGGCGCCGGCTTCACCAGCTGCGTCCCGGACTACGGCCGCGACGAGGCGGCGCAGAAGGCATACGCGGCCGGCGAGCTGTTCGCCGGGGACAAGGAGCACGGCGAATGA